The following coding sequences are from one Chelonoidis abingdonii isolate Lonesome George chromosome 4, CheloAbing_2.0, whole genome shotgun sequence window:
- the LOC116814740 gene encoding olfactory receptor 5J3-like: MAPANCTRVPGFIFQGITDSLKLQNIVFVFFFAIYFCTLVGNAWMIVLISVDSHLHSSVYFFLSNLSLLDVVCSSVVAPKAMLSSLVTSKDISFPGCVVQFFLFSCASNELCLLAVTAYDRFVAICNPLLYYVIISKRVCFQLVAGSSLSACVNATVHTCSEFSLSFSYSSVLDRFFCHSRPLQEISCSDFRINKRVHFIFADIETIGTIFTILISYIYIIFAILRICSMTGRHKAFSTCASHLTVVSLLYGTLSFTYLQPSSGSSVDWEKMVAVPDTLVIPVMKPLIYSLRNKEVKDTLRRIIH, encoded by the coding sequence ATGGCTCCCGCAAACTGCACCAGAGTGCCTGGCTTCATTTTCCAGGGAATAACTGACAGCCTAAAGTTGCAAAACATCGTCTTTGTGTTCTTCTTTGCCATTTATTTCTGCACCCTGGTGGGAAATGCCTGGATGATTGTGCTGATTAGCGTTGACTCCCACCTCCACAGCTCCGTGTACTTTTTCCTCAGCAACTTGTCCCTCTTAGATGTTGTCTGCTCCTCTGTGGTTGCCCCCAAGGCAATGCTCAGTTCCCTAGTGACAAGTAAAGACATTTCTTTCCCTGGGTGTGTGGTTCagttttttctcttctcctgtgCCAGCAATGAGCTTTGCCTCCTGGCTGTGACGGCCTACGATCGCTTTGTGGCCATCTGCAACCCATTGCTTTATTATGTCATCATATCCAAGAGAGTCTGCTTCCAGCTGGTGGCTGGCTCTTCCCTAAGCGCCTGTGTCAATGCCACTGTGCATACGTGTAGTGAATTCAGTCTGTCCTTCAGCTACTCCAGTGTCCTCGATCGTTTCTTCTGCCATAGTCGCCCACTCCAAGAAATCTCCTGCTCTGACTTTCGTATCAATAAGCGAGTGCATTTCATCTTTGCAGACATTGAAACAATAGGCACCATTTTCACCATCCTCATCTCCTACATTTACATCATCTTTGCCAtcctgaggatctgctccatgacaGGAAGGcacaaagccttctccacctgcgcCTCCCACCTGACTGTCGTTTCCTTGTTATATGGGACCCTGAGCTTTACATATTTACAACCCTCATCTGGCAGTTCAGTGGACTGGGAGAAAATGGTGGCCGTGCCCGATACCCTTGTGATCCCCGTGATGAAGCCcctgatctacagcctgaggaacaaggaagTGAAGGACACCCTGAGGAGGATAATACACTAG
- the CTTNBP2NL gene encoding CTTNBP2 N-terminal-like protein isoform X2, translating into MNLEKLSKPELLTLFSILEGELEARDLVIDALKAQHRNTFIEERYGKYNISDPLMALQRDFEMLKVGNHGEKQPVCSNPLSILKVVMKHCKNMQERMLSQLAAAESRHRKVILDLEEERQRHAQDTAEGDDVTYMLEKERERLTQQLEFERTQVKKFEKEQKKLSSQLEEERARHKQLSSMLVLECKKATAKVVEEGQKAGELSLKLEKERSKVSQLEEELASKKKRSLQMEAQVEKQLSEFDIEREQLRAKLNREENRTKALKEEVESLKKALKELEVPCQGTSPAEHSQQNPSMMSRGVETESPLVRSVSCQTESSQADRTNLGNTGITAHMALPSPATPTHPYAKANGHCDTDMQTRGELVQTDIAENQALLREKPIGPVPESPVENGSSPVRTESPVYMIPQLPSGGTSLSPSSTAASSLTSSPCSSPVLTKRLVGASGNSPGYQSSYQVGINQRFHAARHKFQSQADQDHQSSGVQSPPSRDLSPTLADNSAAKQLARNTVTQVLSRFTSQQGPIKPVSPNSSPFGTDYRNLANAVSPKSESSPGKVSSPLSPLSPGIKSPTIPRAERGNPPPIPPKKPGLAQSPATPTPLTKTPSQASSLGATMDLASSCSNNAVVANGKDIDILLPTNS; encoded by the exons ATGAATCTGGAAAAGCTCAGCAAACCAGAACTACTGACGCTATTTAGTATTCTTGAAGGAGAACTAGAAGCAAGAGATCTTGTCATAGATGCCTTAAAG GCCCAGCACAGAAACACTTTCATTGAAGAACGCTATGGAAAGTACAACATCAGTGACCCATTAATGGCTCTGCAGAGAGATTTTGAGATGCTGAAGGTGGGAAATCATGGCGAAAAGCAACCAGTTTGCTCCAATCCTTTGTCCATCCTAAAAGTAGTGATGAAACATTGCAAGAATATGCAGGAAAGAATGCTCTCTCAACTAGCTGCTGCAGAAAGCAGGCACAGAAAG GTGATACTGGATCTTGAGGAAGAGAGGCAGCGGCATGCCCAGGACACTGCTGAAGGAGATGATGTCACCTACATGTTGGAGAAGGAGCGGGAGCGGCTGACTCAGCAG CTGGAATTCGAAAGGACCCAAgtgaaaaaatttgaaaaagagCAGAAGAAGCTGTCAAGCCAGTTGGAGGAAGAGAGGGCACGCCACAAGCAGCTGTCCTCCATGCTTGTGCTGGAGTGCAAGAAAGCCACAGCCAAGGTAGTGGAAGAGGGACAGAAGGCAGGGGAGCTGAGCTTGAaactggagaaagagagaagcaaagtgagccagctggaggaggagctggcctCCAAGAAGAAGCGGAGTTTGCAGATGGAGGCACAAGTGGAAAAGCAGCTCTCCGAGTTCGACATTGAAAGAGAACAGCTGAGAGCCAAGCTGAACCGAGAAGAGAACCGGACAAAGGCACTCAAGGAAGAGGTGGAGAGCCTGAAAAAAGCCCTGAAAGAACTGGAGGTTCCTTGCCAGGGCACCAGccctgctgagcactcacagcaaAACCCTTCAATGATGTCCAGAGGTGTAGAAACGGAGAGCCCACTGGTGAGGTCTGTGTCTTGCCAGACAGAAAGTTCCCAGGCAGACAGAACCAATCTGGGCAATACGGGCATAACTGCACACatggcccttcccagccctgccacacctACCCATCCCTATGCTAAAGCAAATGGGCACTGTGACACAGACATGCAAACAAGGGGTGAGTTAGTGCAGACAGACATAGCAGAAAACCAGGCACTGCTGAGAGAGAAGCCCATTGGTCCAGTCCCAGAAAGTCCAGTTGAGAATGGAAGTTCCCCTGTAAGAACAGAATCTCCTGTGTATATGATCCCACAGCTTCCTTCTGGTGGGAcgtctctctctcccagcagcacagctgcctcATCTCTGACATCTTCTCCATGCTCGTCCCCAGTTCTGACTAAACGTTTGGTAGGAGCTTCAGGAAACAGCCCTGGTTACCAGTCGTCCTATCAGGTGGGGATCAACCAACGTTTCCATGCTGCCAGACACAAATTCCAGTCCCAAGCTGATCAGGACCATCAGTCGAGTGGCGTGCAGAGCCCACCATCGAGGGATTTGTCTCCTACCCTTGCAGACAACTCCGCTGCCAAACAGTTAGCCCGCAACACAGTCACTCAGGTTCTTTCCAGATTCACCAGTCAGCAGGGACCCATAAAGCCAGTCTCTCCGAATAGCTCGCCCTTTGGCACAGACTATCGGAATCTGGCAAACGCTGTGAGTCCAAAAAGCGAGTCCAGCCCAGGCAAAGTTTCTAGCCCGCTGAGCCCATTGTCTCCTGGAATTAAATCCCCAACAATCCCTAGAGCAGAAAGAGGGAATCCTCCACCTATTCCTCCAAAGAAACCTGGCCTGGCTCAGTCCCCGGCGACTCCTACCCCACTAACCAAAACCCCTTCCCAGGCATCCTCTCTTGGTGCCACCATGGACTTGGCCAGTAGCTGCTCTAACAATGCTGTAGTAGCAAACGGTAAAGACATTGACATACTGTTGCCAACTAATAGCTAG
- the CTTNBP2NL gene encoding CTTNBP2 N-terminal-like protein isoform X1 → MCIGSTVCDLQGVIFRMNLEKLSKPELLTLFSILEGELEARDLVIDALKAQHRNTFIEERYGKYNISDPLMALQRDFEMLKVGNHGEKQPVCSNPLSILKVVMKHCKNMQERMLSQLAAAESRHRKVILDLEEERQRHAQDTAEGDDVTYMLEKERERLTQQLEFERTQVKKFEKEQKKLSSQLEEERARHKQLSSMLVLECKKATAKVVEEGQKAGELSLKLEKERSKVSQLEEELASKKKRSLQMEAQVEKQLSEFDIEREQLRAKLNREENRTKALKEEVESLKKALKELEVPCQGTSPAEHSQQNPSMMSRGVETESPLVRSVSCQTESSQADRTNLGNTGITAHMALPSPATPTHPYAKANGHCDTDMQTRGELVQTDIAENQALLREKPIGPVPESPVENGSSPVRTESPVYMIPQLPSGGTSLSPSSTAASSLTSSPCSSPVLTKRLVGASGNSPGYQSSYQVGINQRFHAARHKFQSQADQDHQSSGVQSPPSRDLSPTLADNSAAKQLARNTVTQVLSRFTSQQGPIKPVSPNSSPFGTDYRNLANAVSPKSESSPGKVSSPLSPLSPGIKSPTIPRAERGNPPPIPPKKPGLAQSPATPTPLTKTPSQASSLGATMDLASSCSNNAVVANGKDIDILLPTNS, encoded by the exons atattCAGAATGAATCTGGAAAAGCTCAGCAAACCAGAACTACTGACGCTATTTAGTATTCTTGAAGGAGAACTAGAAGCAAGAGATCTTGTCATAGATGCCTTAAAG GCCCAGCACAGAAACACTTTCATTGAAGAACGCTATGGAAAGTACAACATCAGTGACCCATTAATGGCTCTGCAGAGAGATTTTGAGATGCTGAAGGTGGGAAATCATGGCGAAAAGCAACCAGTTTGCTCCAATCCTTTGTCCATCCTAAAAGTAGTGATGAAACATTGCAAGAATATGCAGGAAAGAATGCTCTCTCAACTAGCTGCTGCAGAAAGCAGGCACAGAAAG GTGATACTGGATCTTGAGGAAGAGAGGCAGCGGCATGCCCAGGACACTGCTGAAGGAGATGATGTCACCTACATGTTGGAGAAGGAGCGGGAGCGGCTGACTCAGCAG CTGGAATTCGAAAGGACCCAAgtgaaaaaatttgaaaaagagCAGAAGAAGCTGTCAAGCCAGTTGGAGGAAGAGAGGGCACGCCACAAGCAGCTGTCCTCCATGCTTGTGCTGGAGTGCAAGAAAGCCACAGCCAAGGTAGTGGAAGAGGGACAGAAGGCAGGGGAGCTGAGCTTGAaactggagaaagagagaagcaaagtgagccagctggaggaggagctggcctCCAAGAAGAAGCGGAGTTTGCAGATGGAGGCACAAGTGGAAAAGCAGCTCTCCGAGTTCGACATTGAAAGAGAACAGCTGAGAGCCAAGCTGAACCGAGAAGAGAACCGGACAAAGGCACTCAAGGAAGAGGTGGAGAGCCTGAAAAAAGCCCTGAAAGAACTGGAGGTTCCTTGCCAGGGCACCAGccctgctgagcactcacagcaaAACCCTTCAATGATGTCCAGAGGTGTAGAAACGGAGAGCCCACTGGTGAGGTCTGTGTCTTGCCAGACAGAAAGTTCCCAGGCAGACAGAACCAATCTGGGCAATACGGGCATAACTGCACACatggcccttcccagccctgccacacctACCCATCCCTATGCTAAAGCAAATGGGCACTGTGACACAGACATGCAAACAAGGGGTGAGTTAGTGCAGACAGACATAGCAGAAAACCAGGCACTGCTGAGAGAGAAGCCCATTGGTCCAGTCCCAGAAAGTCCAGTTGAGAATGGAAGTTCCCCTGTAAGAACAGAATCTCCTGTGTATATGATCCCACAGCTTCCTTCTGGTGGGAcgtctctctctcccagcagcacagctgcctcATCTCTGACATCTTCTCCATGCTCGTCCCCAGTTCTGACTAAACGTTTGGTAGGAGCTTCAGGAAACAGCCCTGGTTACCAGTCGTCCTATCAGGTGGGGATCAACCAACGTTTCCATGCTGCCAGACACAAATTCCAGTCCCAAGCTGATCAGGACCATCAGTCGAGTGGCGTGCAGAGCCCACCATCGAGGGATTTGTCTCCTACCCTTGCAGACAACTCCGCTGCCAAACAGTTAGCCCGCAACACAGTCACTCAGGTTCTTTCCAGATTCACCAGTCAGCAGGGACCCATAAAGCCAGTCTCTCCGAATAGCTCGCCCTTTGGCACAGACTATCGGAATCTGGCAAACGCTGTGAGTCCAAAAAGCGAGTCCAGCCCAGGCAAAGTTTCTAGCCCGCTGAGCCCATTGTCTCCTGGAATTAAATCCCCAACAATCCCTAGAGCAGAAAGAGGGAATCCTCCACCTATTCCTCCAAAGAAACCTGGCCTGGCTCAGTCCCCGGCGACTCCTACCCCACTAACCAAAACCCCTTCCCAGGCATCCTCTCTTGGTGCCACCATGGACTTGGCCAGTAGCTGCTCTAACAATGCTGTAGTAGCAAACGGTAAAGACATTGACATACTGTTGCCAACTAATAGCTAG